One Lathyrus oleraceus cultivar Zhongwan6 unplaced genomic scaffold, CAAS_Psat_ZW6_1.0 chrUn0057, whole genome shotgun sequence DNA segment encodes these proteins:
- the LOC127112212 gene encoding sugar transporter ERD6-like 6 — translation MALSLLVVSISFYLKEYISPDSDLYATMSLVSVAGVVVMVIAFSLGLGAMPWIIMSEILPINIKGLAGSFATLSNWFFSWLVTLIANLLLDWSSGGTFTIYTAVYVFTAGFVAIWVPETKGKTLEEIQQFFR, via the exons ATGGCTTTGAGTCTTTTGGTTGTTTCAATATCATTCTACTTGAAg GAATATATATCACCAGATTCTGATTTATATGCGACAATGAGCCTCGTATCGGTGGCTGGAGTTGTG GTCATGGTTATTGCATTCTCTCTAGGATTAGGAGCAATGCCATGGATTATAATGTCTGAG ATTCTTCCGATTAACATCAAAGGCCTAGCTGGAAGTTTTGCAACACTTTCCAATTGGTTCTTTTCCTGGTTGGTTACATTAATAGCAAATTTGCTCTTGGATTGGAGTTCGGGAG GAACCTTCACAATATATACTGCAGTGTATGTTTTCACAGCAGGATTTGTTGCAATTTGGGTCCCCGAGACAAAGGGaaaaactcttgaagaaatacaacagtttttcagatga